A section of the Candidatus Eisenbacteria bacterium genome encodes:
- a CDS encoding response regulator — MAPHLLLVDDEAHNRKLLRMVLRQGDYEFTEADNGDQAIEALERTAIHLVLLDLMMPSPNGFDVLLAMRKDERWKEIPVIVASASTAPEDVERSLMLGASDYFMKPLTEWDIRFQLPIKVRNALAAQRASDERLRAERMKAVSAMAVALNHEINNPLQVIQGNAQLLYVHPGLSPESREKVARIRAATETIAGLTHRIAALRDVVTVEYPAGNRTTVPMVNLKSPAGGAGPDAGSAAAGGEAAANGADRTDGNAPGTASGGPANGSAGGAKAEAD; from the coding sequence ATGGCACCGCATCTCCTCCTCGTTGACGACGAGGCGCACAACCGCAAGCTCCTGCGCATGGTCCTCCGCCAGGGGGACTACGAGTTCACCGAGGCGGACAACGGCGACCAGGCGATCGAGGCGCTCGAGCGGACGGCGATCCACCTCGTGCTGCTCGATCTCATGATGCCGTCGCCGAACGGCTTCGACGTGCTGCTCGCGATGCGAAAGGACGAGCGCTGGAAGGAAATTCCGGTGATCGTGGCGAGCGCGTCGACGGCCCCCGAAGACGTGGAGCGGAGCCTCATGCTGGGCGCCTCCGACTATTTCATGAAGCCCCTCACCGAGTGGGACATCCGCTTCCAGCTTCCGATCAAGGTTCGGAACGCGCTCGCGGCGCAGCGCGCCTCCGACGAGCGCCTCCGGGCGGAGCGGATGAAGGCGGTCTCGGCGATGGCGGTCGCGCTGAACCACGAGATCAACAATCCGCTGCAAGTGATCCAGGGGAACGCGCAGCTCCTCTACGTGCACCCCGGGCTCTCCCCCGAATCGCGGGAGAAGGTCGCCCGCATCCGGGCGGCCACGGAGACGATCGCCGGGCTCACGCACCGGATCGCGGCGCTCCGGGACGTGGTGACCGTGGAGTATCCCGCGGGCAACCGCACGACGGTCCCGATGGTGAATCTGAAGTCGCCGGCAGGCGGCGCCGGGCCCGACGCGGGAAGCGCGGCGGCGGGCGGCGAGGCGGCGGCAAACGGCGCGGACCGGACGGACGGGAACGCGCCGGGTACCGCGTCGGGAGGGCCTGCGAACGGTTCTGCGGGAGGAGCGAAGGCCGAGGCGGACTAG
- a CDS encoding DUF6754 domain-containing protein — translation MRFAAALVLFALCHAAAIPGAAQPGTPIPPAGDLPVPTAFLAKDRPGDGGKAVLLTWKDPAGVPAGVSFEVRRSEPPAYEWTTLSTVPAGTERYVDATTDDAKVYRYELRAVAAGAEPSTAASDTATAPTDTTAAADTTAAGATATPATPTGPAVVSDPVRSHDNWFRSERTNSFIAAVLFTALVLGSIQMARSGKPLFIRRIAGLNAVDEAIGRATELGRKVIYVPGIQSVSDIQTIASLAILGHVARASARYGTDLDCPNRDPFTFVSARETVRAAYLAEGRPDLFREEMVNYVTYDQFAYTAAVSGRMVRERPAANFLIGHFFAESLILAETGQSTGAIQIAGTADPSQLPFFVAACDYTLIGEELYAAGAYLSREPVLLGSIRGQDIGKALLLLFGLVGIVAATLGNNWFATVLRTQ, via the coding sequence GTGCGATTCGCGGCAGCGCTGGTCCTCTTCGCGCTTTGCCACGCGGCGGCCATTCCCGGGGCCGCTCAACCCGGCACACCCATTCCCCCGGCGGGTGACCTGCCCGTTCCCACCGCGTTCCTCGCGAAGGACCGGCCCGGAGACGGCGGCAAGGCGGTGCTCCTGACCTGGAAGGATCCGGCGGGCGTTCCCGCGGGAGTGTCCTTCGAGGTCCGGCGCTCCGAGCCTCCCGCGTACGAGTGGACGACGCTCTCCACGGTTCCCGCCGGAACGGAACGGTACGTGGACGCGACCACCGACGACGCGAAGGTCTACCGGTACGAGCTTCGGGCGGTGGCGGCGGGAGCAGAGCCCTCCACGGCGGCTTCGGACACCGCGACGGCCCCAACGGACACGACGGCCGCGGCCGACACGACGGCGGCGGGAGCGACCGCGACGCCCGCGACGCCGACCGGCCCCGCCGTCGTGAGCGATCCGGTCCGCTCCCATGACAACTGGTTCCGGTCCGAGCGGACGAACTCCTTCATCGCCGCCGTTCTCTTCACCGCGCTCGTTCTCGGCTCGATCCAGATGGCGCGCTCCGGGAAGCCGCTCTTCATCCGGCGCATCGCCGGGCTCAACGCGGTGGACGAGGCGATCGGCCGTGCGACCGAGCTGGGGCGGAAGGTGATCTACGTGCCGGGGATCCAGAGCGTGAGCGACATCCAGACGATCGCCTCGCTCGCCATCCTCGGACACGTCGCCCGCGCCAGCGCGCGGTATGGCACCGACCTCGACTGCCCGAACCGCGATCCGTTCACGTTCGTGAGCGCCCGCGAGACGGTGCGGGCCGCGTACCTCGCCGAGGGGCGTCCGGACCTCTTCCGCGAGGAGATGGTCAACTACGTCACCTACGACCAGTTCGCGTACACCGCCGCGGTCTCCGGACGCATGGTGCGCGAGAGACCCGCCGCGAACTTCCTGATCGGGCACTTCTTCGCCGAGTCGCTCATCCTCGCCGAGACCGGCCAGTCGACCGGCGCCATCCAGATCGCCGGAACGGCGGATCCGTCCCAGCTCCCGTTCTTCGTGGCCGCCTGTGACTACACGCTCATCGGTGAGGAGCTCTACGCCGCGGGCGCGTACCTCTCGCGCGAGCCGGTGCTCCTCGGCTCGATCCGAGGGCAGGACATCGGCAAGGCGCTCCTCCTCCTCTTCGGGCTCGTCGGGATCGTGGCCGCCACGCTCGGGAACAACTGGTTCGCCACCGTGCTGAGGACGCAATGA
- a CDS encoding response regulator, with protein sequence MRILIVEDDAMNAKLFDVILTRKAGFQVEITEDPERVRVRAREGSVDVIILDVSLSNSTWHGVPVDGLEICRRLKRDPETAAVPVLLATAHAMKGAREKFLSDSGADDYVSKPIVSADELIDTIRALARKGVHGTASPPR encoded by the coding sequence ATGCGAATCCTGATCGTCGAGGACGACGCGATGAACGCGAAGCTCTTCGACGTGATCCTCACGCGGAAGGCGGGGTTCCAGGTGGAGATCACCGAGGACCCCGAGCGGGTGCGCGTCCGCGCGCGCGAGGGGTCGGTGGACGTGATCATCCTCGACGTGTCCCTGTCGAACTCGACGTGGCACGGCGTGCCCGTGGACGGGCTCGAGATCTGCCGCCGGCTGAAGCGCGACCCCGAAACCGCGGCGGTTCCCGTGCTCCTCGCGACCGCGCACGCGATGAAGGGCGCGAGGGAGAAGTTCCTGTCCGATTCCGGAGCGGACGACTACGTCTCGAAGCCGATCGTCAGCGCGGACGAGCTGATCGACACGATTCGCGCGCTGGCGCGGAAGGGGGTCCATGGCACCGCATCTCCTCCTCGTTGA